CCGCAATGATGAAGTTGGAGTCCGAGGTGTCGGTGGCCAGGGTGGCTCCACCGGCGTCACGGCCGACGATCTTCACACGGGCCTGAGAGGTTGCCGTGTTGGGCACGCTCCAGGTGTGGGAGCCGTCGTTGGCGGTGCCAGAGACAATCGTCGAATATGTTTTCCCTCCATCAGCCGAGTACGACAGGACAATATTGTTGATGTTGCCCGCAGAGGTCCACGTGATAGCCACAGAGGATCCGCCATTAACCGTATTCCCCCCGTTGGGAGCAGTAAGCGTCATGGAGTCAGAGATCACCGTCACCGTACTCGCTCCTCCGCCTCCGCCGCTCGAACCACCGGCAGCAAGCCGCAATCCGCTCGCAGCCGAGGACATTGCTGACTCTTGTCCGCCCGTATCAGCCGCCGTTACTTTATAGAAGTAGGTCGTCCCCACGGAAGCCGTGTCATCCGTGAAGCTTGTTCCTGTCACGTCCGATGTATTCACTTGTGTAGAGAAGCTCCCGCCCGAACTGGTGTCGCGGTACACCTCATACCCAACCAAATCCGTAATAGGTGAACTGTCTACGTTGGTCGTCACCGCGGTCCACGACACAACGATTGGGGCAGCATTCGTGGTCGCACTCACGCCCGTTGGAGCAGCCGGCGCAACACCATCGGCAGGCGCCGTGATGCTGAAGACGGTGGCGTGATCAACCGCAATCGTGAAGCGCACCGAAGTAACGTTACTCAAGTTCTCCGCAGGACTCGCTACCACATCACCCTCCGCGTCAAGGAACGTGATCGTCGTTGCTTCGCCGATCCACGCCCCCGTGCTGTCGCGGTACGACATACCGAGTTCGTTCACTTCCGTAAGCGTATCCACTCCTTCTGCCGATAATTCCGCCACCGTAAGCACAATCTCAATCGTAACCGGCAGAGCGAAATCCGTGACATTCGTCCCTCCACCATCGGTAAAGCTGATGTCGAATCCATTACCGATGACATCCGTGCTCCCCGTGTCCGTTACTGCGTTCGTTTCCTCGACCGCAAGAGATCCGGCACTGTCTGATGTGCTCAAGGCTCCCTCTCCTGCCGTCACAGACACGCCAAGCGTATCGTCATCGAAGACGCCGCCCGAGGAAGGTGTGATCGTTTGCGTGCGTGGATTGGCCAAAGAAACAGTCGAGACAAGGGCGATTGTGTTATTCGAAGACGTCGGTGAACCACTACTAACTGTGATGGATGAGAGTGTTACGGCCGCGTACCCCGGAGCAATACCTGTAAGCGTCCATGTGCCATCGGAAACGGAAAGCGCGTAGGTTCCATCCGGGTTGACAGGCACCCCCATCTCTCCGCCACCTGTACGCACGGCCGAGACGAATCCCGATGTGGCCGCCGAACCTCCCACCGTTACAGAGCCGCTGATGGAACGATTGGTAATGGAACCTGTGAGGTTTTGTGTGGCGCTTGCCGACACGATGAGCGTGATCGGCTCGACAAACATGCCATATTTATAAGCGGTCATCTGGTACGTTCCATCTGGTAACTGGATGCTGAACGCTCCCAACGAGTCCGTGCTGTCTCCCACATGGGTGCTCGCGTTCGACACTTCCACCCACGCATCCGCAACAGCGCCGCTCGTGGTCGAGAGAGTTCCCGTGATTGTTCGCAAGGTTGGCAGCACCAACTTGATCGTTTCACTTCCGTCCACCGTGAGGATGCTTGAAGCAATCGTCGTGCTTCCACTGTCGCTTTGGATACTGCTCGAACCGAAGCGGAACATCTGCGTCATGGCCTCAACACGATATGAACCGCTCGGCACCGAAAGGGTCGTCGAACTGCCGGACGCAAGATAGGTATTCGCTCGAGTTCCTGTCGTTGTGTTCACAAGCTCGATGAAGAGATCATTCACGGAAGTCAGCGTGCCTGCAGCATTTTTGACATTCACCGTAATGGTGTTTGGCGTATCCATGACAACGTCTATACCCGTCTGGTTTGCCGATGTGGTATTCACCCCAGTGACAAGAGGAAGGTTGCCGTAACTCGGCGAGCGAGCTTCCACGACATATCCCGACCCCGCGGGGACGTTGATCGTATAGACGCCGCTTGAGTTAACAGGCGTTTGGTTGAAGTTCGTCCCGTTTTGGACAGTAACAAACGCATTCGTGATCGGCGTGCCGCCACTGCAACTCGATCCACCTCCCGCTTTGATACAGACGGTGCCCGTAACCGTTCGGAACGTCACGGAGCCTGCAGAGAAGTTGATACCACTCTGATCGCTTCCACTTACGATAACCGTCTGGGCAGGAAGCTCACCGTATCCGGGGATAAACGCGCGCACGCTGTATGTGCCATTGCCGACATAGAGTGTGTAGTTTCCATTCGCGTCCGTCATGGAGCCGGCGTTCGTCGAACCACCGCAGTTCGCCGTGCAGAATGTATACACCGACGCTCCTTGTACCGCGTTCGTGCCATCCGTTACCTGTCCGGTAATGACCGTCGTTGGCAAGCTGATTTCAATCACGACCTGTAATGTCGCCACCGTTGAGCCGCCAACGTAGATATTGCCGGACGCATCAACCACAACCGAAGTTTCCGGCGGAGGCGGCGCGCCAAAGAGGAACGCTCCCACGCGGTAAGACCCCGGGGTAATGGCGAGCGTTGCTGTTCCGTTGATGCCTGCCGGTGCAAACGTGCTGAATCCACCCGTTACGGAGTTGGCATAGATCATCGCGTCTGCGACGGGAAGGTCGCTCGTGTTTTGAACCAAGACCGGAAGCGTGTTTGTGGCGGCCGTGAGCGTAAAGAGCACCGTGCCGTCATTTGCCGTCCCGCTTGTTTCCGTTACCGTCGCACCGGAGACTGTTACTTCTAGAGGCGACGAGACGACGTAATCCGGAGAAGTGGGTTGGACAAACGTCCCCGTCCCCATTTCCATATGCGGACCCACACCGATAAACCACGTTCCGTTTCCAAGACGCAACGTCACATCATCACTCCCATCCGTTGAAGCGATCTCCTGCACGGTGAATCCAGAAGAACCGCCCGCAAACACATCAACATTCTTTCCTGTAGCTCCAGAAACGTTCACCGTAACTGCTGTAAGACTCGCTGCAGAGGTGAGCGTGACGCTCGCCGTTTCCGCTCCATCTACCCAAATCGGCATCGGATTGGGTATACCGACAAATTGCGTACTATCAAGCGTCACAAACGCATCGGTAGATAGCATATAGTTGCCATCGTTGAGACCACTGAAGGTCGCTGTCGCTGTGCCGCCAGAGAACGTCGTGCTTGTTGCCGAAACCTGTCCCGACATCGGTGAACCGAGGTATGCCGTTAAGGTCCCTGCATTTGCCGATCCAGCAGTGAACGTGACAACAAGACTATTGTCTCCGGCCGCATTGATATAAAACGGCATGGAT
This genomic stretch from Candidatus Uhrbacteria bacterium harbors:
- a CDS encoding Ig-like domain-containing protein, giving the protein MSKQLVGAAKRGWVFILIAAVGFAFLAIISQPETAGAVAPTFSVQSWKNGQAVLSLQFSQPVNNGSNGALEASDFNVSGANSIAIASVSHTLNSPNVVLTLVGNLNSTNADFSIACATGAVFNQPFPPASAEACGTTPVAVYGTPEDTVGPQVIGVNVNSTTQVIVDFNERLSQATAIAGNFTLTTSAPADNSTITSVNYFGNGVELVASGATIATGSGNTVAVTSSVMDVVGNAATPTTVTLMPSIKISEVKLGSSTNAQDEFVELYNPSMTAFSVGTTSSPVLRLHLWNGATTTDTNVALTILTSSIQPNGYFLIASTMYSGSVAANATYNGSLAQLVSNGAVYISLSAQANTDVVDKLGWGSSTVNEAAAVTPDLVLGSSLERKASAFATPTSMATSGEHVSSGNSYDTNNNASDFVLMSSPNPQNTSSSPEFAGSFGNNQQSGDTTPATVIDSFPNAASVAANAVPVDLAMVGVDFSEAMSASTITTTTVRVTRDSAPGTNLCATVTYNPSATTGADTICTITTLPLLAVAHTLTVTTGATDIAGNPLASNFTLSFTPNASMTSASAAPPTVVGGYPNGGSTSVPSNASQFSVNFSRSMATASFTAANITLFNVTANAAVTLVNGNFSARTIMLSNDSVDIDVSGVVFTPGSAYRLTVGTGVTSSDAVALASPFIINFTIASGVDATGPLVIGREPATSATGVPVGNVVILATTDDALLASTVTTTSALLLVGSDQVPASVIYNSDFREIQLTANNVLSPNTTYTVRLLAAGSASPIQNVSGVSLQDNDGTANNRYEWSFTTGGADSTAPQVSFATATESSVNVTFTEPVNSSQVTNVANWTLQSPISTSVPLSSLGGNTITYDSVDMTATLNGVSLTEGNTFTVTLSGVSDMAGNTINPSVNSGSGVVMDESSGVQSGPGATFSGNTWDNPTGFTSFAFVPQPAIMLGSPVVSATSNVSVDVPITQQIRSSANSGKLILTFPQGFDVTNVVAMTGSPANSDINGPGPGTVGISSVVANVSARTVTIQPTIATRCAAGSTDPCMVGEENDFLHIDLSGIVNPSSPRGPDTSGYTVAITTMAGSTLQESLTSMPFYINAAGDNSLVVTFTAGSANAGTLTAYLGSPMSGQVSATSTTFSGGTATATFSGLNDGNYMLSTDAFVTLDSTQFVGIPNPMPIWVDGAETASVTLTSAASLTAVTVNVSGATGKNVDVFAGGSSGFTVQEIASTDGSDDVTLRLGNGTWFIGVGPHMEMGTGTFVQPTSPDYVVSSPLEVTVSGATVTETSGTANDGTVLFTLTAATNTLPVLVQNTSDLPVADAMIYANSVTGGFSTFAPAGINGTATLAITPGSYRVGAFLFGAPPPPETSVVVDASGNIYVGGSTVATLQVVIEISLPTTVITGQVTDGTNAVQGASVYTFCTANCGGSTNAGSMTDANGNYTLYVGNGTYSVRAFIPGYGELPAQTVIVSGSDQSGINFSAGSVTFRTVTGTVCIKAGGGSSCSGGTPITNAFVTVQNGTNFNQTPVNSSGVYTINVPAGSGYVVEARSPSYGNLPLVTGVNTTSANQTGIDVVMDTPNTITVNVKNAAGTLTSVNDLFIELVNTTTGTRANTYLASGSSTTLSVPSGSYRVEAMTQMFRFGSSSIQSDSGSTTIASSILTVDGSETIKLVLPTLRTITGTLSTTSGAVADAWVEVSNASTHVGDSTDSLGAFSIQLPDGTYQMTAYKYGMFVEPITLIVSASATQNLTGSITNRSISGSVTVGGSAATSGFVSAVRTGGGEMGVPVNPDGTYALSVSDGTWTLTGIAPGYAAVTLSSITVSSGSPTSSNNTIALVSTVSLANPRTQTITPSSGGVFDDDTLGVSVTAGEGALSTSDSAGSLAVEETNAVTDTGSTDVIGNGFDISFTDGGGTNVTDFALPVTIEIVLTVAELSAEGVDTLTEVNELGMSYRDSTGAWIGEATTITFLDAEGDVVASPAENLSNVTSVRFTIAVDHATVFSITAPADGVAPAAPTGVSATTNAAPIVVSWTAVTTNVDSSPITDLVGYEVYRDTSSGGSFSTQVNTSDVTGTSFTDDTASVGTTYFYKVTAADTGGQESAMSSAASGLRLAAGGSSGGGGGASTVTVISDSMTLTAPNGGNTVNGGSSVAITWTSAGNINNIVLSYSADGGKTYSTIVSGTANDGSHTWSVPNTATSQARVKIVGRDAGGATLATDTSDSNFIIA